Proteins from one Bradyrhizobium amphicarpaeae genomic window:
- a CDS encoding polyamine ABC transporter substrate-binding protein has product MTNVGRSGLGLGLAIAAALTLLSVPAGADERVVNFYNWSNYMAPDVLDAFTKETGIKVVYDTFDANETLETRLMAGKSGYDVVVPTAYFLQRQIKANIFQKLDKAKLPNLVNAWPMVTRNLATYDPGNDYAANYMWGTTGIGYNVAKVKQILGPDARIDSWDIVFKPENLAKFKDCGVHMLDSADDIFPAALNYLGLDPNSTRQADLEKAAEVVAKVRPSVRKFHSSEYLSALATGEICFVVGWSGDILQARARAAEAKNGIEIGYAIPKEGAQMFFDNLAIPADARNVKEAYELINYLYRPDVAAKNSDFLSYASGNLASQKLVDPKILNDKNIYPDEAALAKLFVITARDPATQRVINRLWTRVKTGR; this is encoded by the coding sequence ATGACCAATGTCGGCCGCTCCGGACTGGGCCTTGGGCTTGCGATCGCCGCCGCGTTGACGTTGCTCTCTGTCCCCGCAGGGGCCGACGAGCGCGTCGTCAACTTCTACAACTGGTCCAACTACATGGCGCCGGATGTCCTCGACGCCTTCACCAAGGAGACCGGTATCAAGGTGGTCTACGACACCTTCGATGCCAACGAGACGCTGGAGACACGCCTGATGGCCGGCAAGTCCGGCTACGACGTGGTGGTGCCCACGGCCTATTTTCTGCAGCGCCAGATCAAGGCCAACATCTTCCAGAAGCTCGACAAGGCGAAGCTGCCGAATCTCGTCAACGCCTGGCCGATGGTGACCAGGAACCTTGCGACCTACGATCCCGGCAACGACTATGCCGCCAACTACATGTGGGGCACGACGGGCATCGGCTACAACGTCGCCAAGGTGAAGCAAATCCTCGGGCCGGATGCCAGGATCGACAGCTGGGACATCGTCTTCAAGCCGGAAAATCTCGCCAAGTTCAAAGACTGCGGCGTGCACATGCTCGACTCCGCCGACGACATCTTTCCGGCGGCCCTGAACTATCTCGGGCTCGATCCCAACTCGACCAGGCAGGCCGACCTGGAGAAGGCCGCCGAGGTCGTCGCGAAAGTCCGCCCCTCCGTACGCAAGTTCCACTCGTCCGAATATCTCAGCGCGCTCGCCACCGGCGAGATCTGCTTCGTGGTCGGCTGGTCCGGCGACATCTTGCAGGCCCGCGCCCGTGCGGCGGAAGCCAAGAATGGCATCGAGATCGGCTACGCCATTCCGAAGGAGGGCGCGCAGATGTTCTTCGACAATCTCGCGATCCCCGCGGACGCCAGGAACGTCAAGGAAGCCTACGAGCTGATCAACTATCTCTACCGCCCCGACGTCGCCGCCAAGAACTCGGACTTCCTGTCCTACGCCAGCGGCAACCTCGCCAGCCAGAAGCTGGTCGATCCGAAGATCCTGAACGACAAGAACATCTATCCGGACGAGGCGGCGCTCGCAAAACTGTTCGTCATCACGGCGCGTGATCCGGCGACACAGCGGGTCATCAACCGGTTGTGGACCAGGGTGAAGACGGGGCGGTGA
- a CDS encoding lipid A biosynthesis lauroyl acyltransferase yields the protein MALIPISTKIRARNAAKSIGGGLIGAATVGMLRTTRYFDPAKTSDFFARVTQLIGPRLREHRIGRANLTAAFPEKSPEEIEQILMGVWDNLGRVGGEFAHMDRVWDYDRAHPENSRIELPQASIERFDRIRDDGKPALIFAAHLSNWELPALAAVAHGLDTAILYRRPNIASADRIIQEMRQVNMGTLIPAGRDAPLRLAQALRDGKHVAMLIDQYLTGGVEVTFFGRKTRANPMLARLLRQVECPIHGVRIIRLPGNRFRAELTEEIQPVRDADGKIDIQGTTQAITSVVEGWVREHPEQWLWLHRRWR from the coding sequence ATGGCGCTGATTCCCATCAGCACGAAGATTCGCGCGCGGAATGCAGCCAAATCGATCGGCGGAGGCCTGATCGGCGCCGCCACCGTCGGCATGCTGCGCACCACGCGCTATTTCGATCCGGCCAAGACTTCGGACTTTTTCGCGCGGGTGACCCAGCTGATCGGCCCGCGCCTGCGCGAGCACCGCATCGGCCGCGCCAATCTCACCGCCGCCTTTCCCGAGAAATCGCCGGAGGAGATCGAACAGATCCTGATGGGTGTGTGGGACAATCTCGGCCGCGTCGGCGGCGAGTTTGCGCATATGGACCGTGTCTGGGACTACGATCGCGCCCATCCGGAAAACAGCCGGATCGAGCTGCCGCAGGCCAGCATCGAACGGTTCGACCGGATCCGCGACGACGGCAAGCCGGCGCTGATCTTCGCTGCGCATCTGTCCAATTGGGAACTACCGGCGCTCGCTGCCGTCGCGCACGGGCTCGACACCGCGATCCTCTACCGCCGGCCGAACATCGCCTCGGCCGACCGCATCATCCAGGAGATGCGCCAGGTCAACATGGGCACGCTGATCCCGGCGGGCCGCGATGCGCCGCTGCGCCTCGCGCAGGCGCTCAGGGACGGCAAGCACGTCGCCATGCTGATCGACCAGTACCTGACCGGCGGCGTCGAGGTGACGTTCTTCGGCCGCAAGACCCGCGCCAACCCGATGCTGGCGCGCCTCTTGCGCCAGGTCGAATGCCCCATCCACGGCGTTCGCATCATCCGCCTGCCCGGCAACCGCTTCCGGGCCGAGCTGACGGAAGAGATTCAGCCGGTACGCGATGCCGACGGCAAGATCGACATCCAGGGCACGACGCAGGCGATAACCAGCGTGGTTGAAGGCTGGGTGCGCGAGCATCCCGAGCAGTGGCTGTGGCTGCACCGCAGGTGGCGGTAG
- a CDS encoding rhodanese-like domain-containing protein has product MANQVQDLTPDEVSKGIAEGRYLLVDVREPNEVEAEAYPYGVVVPLSTFDPKAIPDPQGKDVVFACRSGKRSVTASLAAQAAGLPYDKHLAGGMLGWKAAGLPSKVGG; this is encoded by the coding sequence GTGGCAAACCAGGTGCAGGATCTGACCCCGGACGAGGTCTCCAAGGGTATCGCGGAGGGTCGCTATCTCCTCGTCGACGTGCGCGAGCCGAACGAGGTCGAAGCCGAGGCCTATCCCTACGGCGTCGTAGTGCCGCTCTCGACCTTCGATCCCAAGGCGATCCCCGATCCCCAAGGCAAGGACGTCGTGTTCGCCTGCCGTTCCGGGAAGCGCTCGGTGACGGCCTCGCTCGCGGCGCAGGCGGCGGGCCTGCCTTACGACAAGCATCTGGCCGGCGGCATGCTGGGCTGGAAGGCGGCGGGGCTTCCCAGCAAGGTCGGTGGCTGA
- a CDS encoding aminotransferase — MTSKSSSLNKVFADLPVTIFEAMSQAARDNAAINLGQGFPDDPGPEDIRRAAAEASLNGYNQYPSMMGLPELRQAIATHYGHWHGLKLDPMSEVMVTSGGTEALTSAILAVVQPGDEVVCFQPVYDSYLPIIRQAGGIPRLVRLEPPHWRLNEDMLKSVFNSKTKAVLFNNPLNPSAVVYPREDLELLARYCQEFDVIAITDEVWEHVTFDEHKHIPLITIPGMRERTIKVGSAGKIFSLTGWKIGFVCAAPPLLRVAAKVHQFLTFTTAPNLQAAVAYGLGKPDEYFLSMRKDLTRSRDRLTKGLESLGFPVLKSQGTYFLTVDLSPLGLNESDTEFCWRIVKDYKVAAIPVSAFYEQDPVTSVVRFCFAKKDVTLDTALERLSDAVRGRKR; from the coding sequence ATGACCTCCAAGAGCTCCTCGCTGAACAAGGTCTTCGCCGACCTTCCCGTCACCATCTTCGAGGCGATGTCGCAGGCCGCGCGCGACAACGCCGCGATCAATCTCGGCCAGGGCTTTCCCGACGATCCCGGTCCCGAGGACATCCGCCGCGCCGCGGCCGAGGCCTCGCTGAACGGCTACAACCAGTACCCCTCGATGATGGGCCTGCCGGAGCTGCGGCAGGCGATCGCGACCCATTACGGCCATTGGCACGGACTCAAGCTCGATCCGATGAGCGAGGTGATGGTCACCTCCGGCGGCACCGAGGCGCTGACCTCGGCGATCCTCGCGGTGGTCCAGCCCGGCGACGAGGTGGTCTGCTTCCAACCGGTCTACGATTCCTATCTGCCGATCATCCGCCAGGCCGGCGGCATTCCGCGCCTCGTGCGGCTGGAGCCGCCGCACTGGCGCTTGAATGAGGACATGCTGAAAAGCGTCTTCAATTCAAAGACCAAGGCGGTGCTGTTCAACAACCCCTTGAATCCCAGCGCGGTGGTGTATCCGCGCGAGGATCTCGAACTGCTGGCGCGTTACTGCCAGGAGTTCGATGTCATCGCGATCACTGACGAAGTCTGGGAGCACGTCACCTTCGACGAGCACAAGCACATCCCGCTGATCACCATTCCCGGCATGCGCGAGCGCACCATCAAGGTCGGCTCGGCCGGCAAGATCTTCTCCCTGACGGGCTGGAAGATCGGCTTCGTCTGCGCCGCGCCGCCGCTGCTGCGCGTCGCCGCCAAGGTGCACCAGTTCCTGACCTTCACCACCGCGCCGAACCTGCAGGCCGCCGTCGCCTACGGCCTCGGCAAGCCCGACGAGTATTTCCTGTCGATGCGCAAGGATTTGACGCGGAGCAGGGACCGCCTGACCAAGGGGCTGGAGAGCCTAGGCTTCCCCGTGCTGAAGTCGCAGGGTACCTACTTCCTCACCGTTGACCTGTCGCCGCTCGGGCTCAACGAGAGCGACACCGAGTTCTGCTGGCGGATCGTGAAGGACTACAAGGTGGCGGCGATCCCGGTATCGGCTTTCTACGAGCAGGACCCGGTGACCTCGGTGGTGCGCTTCTGCTTTGCCAAGAAGGACGTGACGCTGGACACCGCGCTGGAGCGGCTGTCGGACGCCGTGCGCGGCCGCAAGAGGTAG